The following nucleotide sequence is from Drosophila takahashii strain IR98-3 E-12201 chromosome 3L, DtakHiC1v2, whole genome shotgun sequence.
CTGTCGCTGTCGAGGGGTGTTCGAGTGGTTCGCATTGAGTTCGGTTCTCCACTATTGTTTCTTCTTCCGCCTCACTGAAAATAATGCGTTttacctgaaaaaaaaattatttttataacaaaaatgtattaatccAAAAGTAtgtacttaaaaatatatatttttaaaactattactGAGACTAGTTTTTTAAATCCAATCTTTAaaactgttttgttttttatctatattaaaattaattttaaattcagctatataaatatcactatttaccatttttaaaatattgatttgCAATGAAATGACATACCAGTTATTTTagcttgtatttttaaaatgtacaaaaaatgCAATGGACTATGAAAATGACTTTTATAGAACTGTTGTGGCAGTGCAAGCGAAAACAGGATTTTTTCAGTGCTCTGTCGCTCACTCAGCTGCAAATTGTTTGCAGCCTGTCtacataaatgttgcatgtctacaaaatatttgggtTAAAAACATTTGCACAGAGCcggaaaaaagaatatattttatttgcatgATTGCGCAGGACAGGGGAGATGGAAAAGGGGGTTTAGTATGGACATGGGGACATCAAGTACGGGATCTGTTGGATATGGAGTAGTCGGAGTTGGAGTTGGAGAACCCGGGTGTCGAAGGGGTGTGCGCTTGGGATGCCTTTTTATCGGAAACCAAGTAGGTATTGCTCTTTCCAAACCGAATCCTGGTGTCCGAGTCAACCTCTTCTATGTCGGGCACATGGATCCACATAGGACGACGGGTAAAGTCGGTGGACTGCATATCCTTCTCGGCGTACCAATGAACCCGTTCCCCATCATCTCGCTGCACCTGCACCTTGGGCTCTTCCTTCTTCTCAGGCAGTTGCATCTCCCGATTGGCCTTCAGCAGGGTTAGCCGCCGATTGGGTCGGGTTCGCCTGGGGGGCAGTGGTTCCTCTGCTTCTGGCGGAGGTGGCCGAGGAACTGGATGTAGAACTCCCGCGCAATCGGGCGCCCCACGTTCACTTCCCGGGCAAGTGAGTCGCGATCTGTTCTCATCCTGGTTCTCATCCAAACGCCCGAACTCGCAGTACAACTCGTCCAGTTTCCGCTGCAGACAATTGCGAAGATTGTTCTGCCGGCAGAGCGTCTCCTCCAGCTCCCGAATCCGCTTGCCCTGCGTCTTGATGACCTTGGTCAGCTCGCGGCGCACCTGCTGCTCGCACTCGCAGCCGCAGGGCGGTTGGGTGAAGTACTCCTGGTGCGTCTCGGGGCAGCATTCCGGCTGGCAGCAGGGCTCCTCCTTGGGCGGCCCCGAGGGCTTCGAGCACTGCTCACACTGGCAGGGACACTCGTCCGTGGGATGGGGACCGCGGCCCAGGAGAAGGACATCCGTGCAGCCGGGCAGGCAGCTGTCGCGGCGTCTCCTACATCCAGAAATTAGAGTGGATATATTAGATATATAAGCTATACCCACCTGACACTCGGGTCCTGCTCCTGTTCCGCCTcctcctgcagctgctgcagttgctcctcctcctgcatGGGGGTGCGGAGTACAGTGACCTCGGTGCCATCGATGTCGGGAAAGGTGCCGCCGGTGTCCTTGAACTCCGACTCCTGCACAAAGATCTCCGTGTCCGAGTCGGTGTTATTCAGCCGCTTGGTTATCCTCAGCTCGGAGTCGCCTTCCTCAGAGGGCAGAGGTCGCAGGTTCACGCACGACTGTCCCTTGCCGCAATACGTGGGCAGCGAGGCTCCGTTGAGGAGGAGGACATTGACCGAGGCTCGTTCCGGACCCGGCTCCCCGTCATCGGGACACTGACAGCCGGCGGCCGCCTCCTCCCTTTCGGCCCGGAGCTGCTCTTTTTCTCGCTCGATATTTCGCAGCCTCTTGCCGATCTTCTTGGCCCGCTTCACAAAGTCGGGAATGTGCTCCACGCAGACGCAACACTGGTTCTGGATGCTCTCCACGCAGCAGTTCTGGGCCGCCATGCTGGCCTGCCAGATCctggcctcctcctccgtttTGGGATACGCATACGGCTCGTTGCCCTTCGCATCCTTCGCCGGCGGCTCCTCGCCACAGATCACACATTTTCTCCCAGACATGTGAGGGTGTTTCTTCATTTTCTAACAATTGCGGAATTTAAAGATTTGTGTACCAAAAAGGAATTTAAACAGGGGAATTTTTAGTGTAATTTTTGTGAATGGCTGATGCTTGAAGCAAAGGAGAAATAATTAGGAAATTAAGAAAGgttcttaatttattatatttttttttaaccaagaaaatatcaaaaagtcATTCCTAATTTCCCCGAATTTTaactttgatattttatttcagttgGATAAAATAAGCTAAGGAATTTCTGTAAagcaaaaatatacatatttgtagAAGGAGAAATAGTTGAATTGaaatgagtcaaaatctgccaagtgggccacccctgttccgaaggtccgattttcatcgaacttttttacttttccggttcacaacgaaaatataagaacttcatttgaacggttttgcgaaattttgagttttaccggagttataggggtcaaaacatggcatttttgacactttttcgaaaaagttgcactcagtcaaaaattcataacttcggaacggtaagagatatctttatgatgttttcactaatcgctcaagaattattatggctttccataaaaaaatttaaaaaaaaattaaaaattttttttcttaaaaataaatcaacatttttttttagtttttatttttttcagtgttcttcaccagctatagagtttaaaaccatttgaaaatgaagtttgattcattacgaaaaagatcaaaaaaaaaaaaagaggggcccggacaaaggtttttcgcaatatcgatttgaagaagggcgcacagcggttttccatacaaaaacggcttgctcgtgaaaattggctggtcaacagatgccgttgcgcgcgtagcgtcagccgactgcagctgtcaatgaggcactttttgtcgttttgtatgggaatccgctgtgcgcccttcttcaaatcgatattgcgaaaaacctttgtccgggcccctcttttttttttttgatctttttcgtaatgaatcaaacttcattttcaaatggttttaaactctatagctggtgaagaacactgaaaaaaataaaaactaaaaaaaaatgttgatttatttttaagaaaaaaaatttttaatttttttttaaatttttttatggaaagccataataattcttgagcgattagtgaaaacatcataaagatatctcttaccgttccgaagttatgaatttttgactgagtgcaactttttcgaaaaagtgtcaaaaatgccatgttttgacccctataactccggtaaaactcaaaatttcgcaaaaccgttcaaatgaagttcttatattttcgttgtgaaccggaaaagtaaaaaagttcgatgaaaatcggaccttcggaacaggggtggcccacttggcagattttgactcaatgagtattttttattgatccaccttttttttgtaactcTACAGAGATAGCGAAATAGATCGCGTTGCAATCCATTTTGCTTGCGTAATtgcttttcctttgtttttttgtgcTGGCATTTTTCGCTTTGAATGCTTTTGAGCAACTATAACAACGCACCTTGCGGTTTTTGCGGCAAGTGAATTGGGCTGTGAAAGCCGAATGCGTTGCATGCGGATTGGATTGGAGTGCAGTGgaagtggtggtggtggagtgAGGGGGCTGGCTCACCTGGCGGCTGTTATGAGGTGGGAATGATTTCGAAACCGCTGTGGGGCAGACCCACTACCGGCTGCATTTCACGGCTGGTCTCTGGGGCCCcagaaaaaagagagagaacgCGATCCGGTATGCCCCACAAAGTGGAGCAACTATGCTGCAAAcgcattaaaatcaattgattgCGGTGAAAAATGTATAAGATATGTGAAAAATCCGGATCAGTAATTACAAAGAAAtgtgtaaattaaattgtttaaagttGCCCCTGCGAACGCGCGACATAAATTGGACAGTTTTTCTATAAGCATTTAAGTATTATAAGATCTCAATTCTGTTCTCGCTCtctctatattttttactgCTCCCAGATAAGAACTGTGCTCACAGCTATGAATACATTTGGGCGAACGTATTTCAACATCCTCGATAGTATAGTGGTTAGTATCCCCGCCTGTCACGCGGGAGACCGGGGTTCAATTCCCCGTCGGGGAGAGatgtaaaagtttttatacccgttactcgtagagtaaaagggtatattagattcgtgcaaaagtatgtaacaggtagaaggaagcgtttccgaccctataaactatatatattcttgatcgggatcactagccgagtcgatctagccatgtccgtctgtccgtctgtctgtccgtctgtctgtctgtctgtctgtctgtctgtctgtctgtctgtctgtatgaacgctgagatctcggaaactataaaagctagaagattgacattttgcatgcagattctaggagttcctacgcagcgcaagtttgtttcaaaagggtgccacgccccctctaacgcccacaatcgctaatgtacgattttaaaaatttcaatattttggaaaagtaaaaattcagttttattgtgtttatcaatacctatcgaaatgtagaagaaattttttgaatcggaccattcgttaaaaagttacgacggatcaaagtttttctccatctccttcgcactccctttagctgagtaacgggtatctgatagtcggggcacccgactatagcgttctctcttgttttattttattttattttattttttttgtttttaattacaaattagaTTCTTAAAAGTTcctaaaaacgaaaaaaactaATCGTATTTATAGCCAGTCtgcataaataaaagaaaatatttggttAGTTTAAACAGGTCtttgatacattttttattatttatctcTAGTTTTATAAAACGTGCAACAAAAATCCGTGCTTATAGCCATAAAATTCCCTCAGGCAAACATCGTTGAAAAAAGCCAGAAAGTCGCGCCAACGCCCACTAAATAATAGAGGGAAAAAAGTGCGTTCGATTCAGTCAAGCCCAGAAATCTGCGCAAAACCGCAAAACAATAGTCATGGAGAGGGGGAAAATCTATGTCAACCACCTACCAACGGCCAGTGGACCACAAAAATCACGTTATTTCAATTTGAATGCCAAACAATCGCCGAGCACTATCAGAAATGGGTCTATCTCTGGCCTAGTTTGGCATTCTTCAAATGCCTTTTTGTGGGTTAACGCCCACGGGCAGAAATTTGAATAATCTGCTGCCGTAATATCGCCAATTTATCACTGCACTGGCCATTGGACCCAATCCCAAAAGCCAGAAAACCCGGAGTTCCGTTCGCCAGCCCACCAGCTGGCCGCATAAAGCGAAAGCAAATGTGGGCAGCTCACATTTCACTTTCGTTTCGAATTCGGACTCGGATTCACACTCGGAAGGGAAGGAAATCGCTGGGGAGCACAGACGCCTCTGCTCTATCGCATTTTCCAATTTATCAATGGCCACACGGAGGCGCTGTTAATGAAGAATTATGTTcataatttccaaatttattgTCGCACAtcttcggttcggttcggtttggttcGGATCGTCGGTGATCAGACCGCTGATGATGGGGGCTGTCCGACACTTAAGTGTGTCaaaatgttgttgctgccatgtGGCATGCTGGCTCTTCCGAAGATCCCCCGATGGAACCATCATCGTGTCAGTTACGGAGAcacatttcaaatatttatgatgCGTCTAGCCGAACACACAATCCAAACACTCCAATCCGTGGCACTTCAGGGCCCTTCGATAACTCCATGTTCACGGTTCACAGTTCAAAAAGTCATTTCAAGTTTCTTGTTACAGTTTCCAGTGAAAGTTTTCctgttttcccctttttttccgACTGGGTTTTCTCGCCTATTAATTGTCACTTAGTCAGGGTTCTTGGGAAAGTATTCAATTTCCACTCAATCCTTTATTAAACCGAAACAGAtgccaaaacattttcattttgccaTTGGCAGCAGTTTTTAAGTggatttaatttgtttcacAGATTCCCCCCGCTtctgtttcgttttttttgttgccccaCTATTTTTAGGCTCTCGACTTTTTTTCGCTGGCTTTCTATCTAATTTAGTGTTCAGCTCGAATGATTTTTCGGGGCTGGGTCTAGTATATAGATTTAAGTGCTCATGAGAGAGCGGAAAATTTATGTGACagcttattaaatttatatgtttGCTCTTCATTACAGATTATACCGGCAGAACGTCAGTGGGGCAGAGAGTGATTGGATACACATGTGTTAGCGGGTAAGTGCTCGGATGAATGGCCCTCGAGTCGATGCGATATGTTGGATTAAAGAGCTTTAAAGCGGGGGCTTAGGTTAAGTCGGCATGATCTGGCACATGTGTCAGCCGATTGGTGCTTATTTTGATCTATTTTCGAGAGATTTTAAAGCTCAGAGGTACGAGAAGATCTAGCAATGttgggaaatatttaaaaaatatattttccatgatttaataaatatattaatatattaaatataataaaatatattattgtttaataaatattatgttcAGTTTCTTCTTTGGAGaggtatattatttttttaagtttagtgCTCGCTAAAAGctccaaataaatatttttaagtactGTAAAATACCCCAAGCAATTAAGACATAATGCCCGTGTTAGTGGCCCATCTTCTTTGTGTACAAGTGCTTTAAAACCGTCTCATAAGTACCACTAAATGTGCCTTGCCTGGAAAACAGACCCAACGCTAACCCCATTCAATCCGTACTTAAATCAAGTAAACCTCCACCCACCTGTCAACCGGGCCGTTGGCACCTTCAGCACACGAGATAACTCAACTTGGTTTAGCTCGGCTCAACTTGGTGCAATCGCTTTATGCCAGCCAAACTGGCAGTCCAAAACTGCAGCAGACTTGATGTGAAAATTCACACTCTCCTCGCCGCACACAAAAAATGTCGAGCCGCGTCCGTCCCCAAAAATCGTCGGTGCTCTGGcacttcattaaatagacgCCGTGGCGGCGCTTTTCCCCGCAAACAGAAAAAAGCGAAGAAAAAtccaaatggaaaaaattcgtGGATGTCGCTGGCGCTGACGACCGACCACACCCCCCACATTACTTGAATGCGGGGCTCAGCTCGGGAAACTTGCTTATTTTCACACATGCGCGGCAACAAAAAAACGAGAGGCACACATTTAAGCAACAAATTcgtggactttttttttgcctcgcTCACATTGTTTATAATGACAAttcgccgttgttgttgtcgtcgaCATGTGGCCATAAAGTTGTCGGTAAATAACAAACAGGCCTTTCCTCTCGTCCAactttttcctttaaaaataccgaAACAGCCGCCGTCAACTTTTGGAGTATCCTTTGTCGTCTGTTGAGAGGATTCCATCGCTGGAAATCCCGGGGCTAAAAGCCACTCAGTCTAAGAAGTATCCCATGGATTGCAAACAGAAAATATCAGCACAGGCCTTCAAATTTAAACCAagtaaaaaggaacttttttttaggaactttttgtaaaatatttctgagTCTGAGATTTCCATAATAAtagctttattttaatttaaatattcataaaagcACATCTAAAGATAATTGCACTTTTGCAAATTTAAGTTATAATGGATCTTCATCAAACAACACCCGTAAATAATctaaattttgagtttacctaccaaaataattatttattcgtTGTTTTGGCTGAGATCACCTTTGCCGTAATTCAAAAACCTGCACTTGACTAAGTGAATGAATTATGGCGCCGACCTTGAGGCGCTCGATTTCATGTGGAAATAATTCCATAATTTGCCATGCTGATTACTTCCAACCGAAAGCTGACAACGCAATTTGTTTTTCGGAAATTCTTAACGTGTAATTGTCGTGTTGTCAGGCAAACAATGGACCCACAAAAAGGCAGCCCGAAAAGCGCGCTcagagaaaaataaacaaatccgCGAACCGACTTGGGGCCCCACCCAAAAGTCGTCTATTGTTTGACTTTTTTCCAACGGCTTCGGTCGCATAAATAACCAGAAATTAGCAGGCAAATAAGTCAAGTCGCATGTAAACTCGTTTTGGCATTGAAACACCTGCAAGGCGATTCTTGGCATATTCCGAGTGCTAAATCACCTGCCCGCCAGGCTGGAGGTAAAAGTTGAACTggctaatttaaatttatatactgGAGATCTAAGCCGAGATGCGGCCCCCTGATTTATGCCCACCCGATTGTCACAGGCGATAGGGGAAATGATATACTATGCTATACTGTTTATGTGCTTATAGGAAATACGCATCGATGGAAATTGTATGCAAATGCGATTCGCAGATAAAGATTTGGATCTGGCTGGCATTGATGTAAGCAGAAGCCCTCAAGAGGTGTAGCAGCTCTTGTTGAACGGATTTGTCATTGGTTCTCTATCTGTTTTATTTCCCTTTATCCGATTGAAGGTGAAACGATGATGACGTATTGTCAGGGCTCCAATTTGGATTAGCTCGTAAGCTTACTGGAGCTGAACTTGCCTCGATATTGAACTCGGTTCGGTTTGCCTCGGTTCGTCGCGGCTGAATCAATCAGCCGAGATCCGAGGTAATTGGAGCTACAAAGCAGCAGGGGATACACAGAGCGGCAGGCACGTCTAAATCActcataaaaaagaaattcatcttcataaaaacgaaaaatgaaggaaaaaaaagggaaaacaaaaacagacacCGACACAGAGACAGGGTTATAAAAACCGGCAGCTCGTTCCCCACAAAAGTATCCAGCTGCGAGAGATAGTTTACTTGCGGTAATcacgccaaaaaaaaaaaccaatgccCCCTTCCCACTCCGCATCATAAACACTTGAAAAACTGTTGGAAATTTTTGATGTACCACTTACAAGTGGATCGGGCTTGAAAGGTTTTCTTTTCATCTCCTTCCACCTTTTCGTccgaaaattacatttaatgtgTGTCTGAGATTTCGATAGAGGCGTGAACCTGTTGAGATACTTTCAAAAGTATCTTGTGGATGCCGGCATCCATTCTCGGCTCCATCGGCTCATCCTCAGCGGATAAAAACGGAGGAAAACACAACAGAACCGAAGAGAGAATCATCATTTGTTAGAACCTGTCGATTTGGATTCAGTTGGCAGCTCATCGACCCTAATCGCATTTGAAAGTTATCGCATCTGCGAGCCACGAAAGCTATGGCTCTGTTAATTGTCAGAGAGTTTGGCCTTTCTGCTGCCTTTTTTCTTTCTGCCTCGGCTTTCTTTTGGTAAAGTTGGCTAATTGCCATATTAACCTTTTGGCCC
It contains:
- the LOC108063483 gene encoding uncharacterized protein isoform X2, with product MKKHPHMSGRKCVICGEEPPAKDAKGNEPYAYPKTEEEARIWQASMAAQNCCVESIQNQCCVCVEHIPDFVKRAKKIGKRLRNIEREKEQLRAEREEAAAGCQCPDDGEPGPERASVNVLLLNGASLPTYCGKGQSCVNLRPLPSEEGDSELRITKRLNNTDSDTEIFVQESEFKDTGGTFPDIDGTEVTVLRTPMQEEEQLQQLQEEAEQEQDPSVSCLPGCTDVLLLGRGPHPTDECPCQCEQCSKPSGPPKEEPCCQPECCPETHQEYFTQPPCGCECEQQVRRELTKVIKTQGKRIRELEETLCRQNNLRNCLQRKLDELYCEFGRLDENQDENRSRLTCPGSERGAPDCAGVLHPVPRPPPPEAEEPLPPRRTRPNRRLTLLKANREMQLPEKKEEPKVQVQRDDGERVHWYAEKDMQSTDFTRRPMWIHVPDIEEVDSDTRIRFGKSNTYLVSDKKASQAHTPSTPGFSNSNSDYSISNRSRT
- the LOC108063483 gene encoding uncharacterized protein isoform X1; this encodes MKKHPHMSGRKCVICGEEPPAKDAKGNEPYAYPKTEEEARIWQASMAAQNCCVESIQNQCCVCVEHIPDFVKRAKKIGKRLRNIEREKEQLRAEREEAAAGCQCPDDGEPGPERASVNVLLLNGASLPTYCGKGQSCVNLRPLPSEEGDSELRITKRLNNTDSDTEIFVQESEFKDTGGTFPDIDGTEVTVLRTPMQEEEQLQQLQEEAEQEQDPSVRRRRDSCLPGCTDVLLLGRGPHPTDECPCQCEQCSKPSGPPKEEPCCQPECCPETHQEYFTQPPCGCECEQQVRRELTKVIKTQGKRIRELEETLCRQNNLRNCLQRKLDELYCEFGRLDENQDENRSRLTCPGSERGAPDCAGVLHPVPRPPPPEAEEPLPPRRTRPNRRLTLLKANREMQLPEKKEEPKVQVQRDDGERVHWYAEKDMQSTDFTRRPMWIHVPDIEEVDSDTRIRFGKSNTYLVSDKKASQAHTPSTPGFSNSNSDYSISNRSRT